One stretch of Leishmania panamensis strain MHOM/PA/94/PSC-1 chromosome 29 sequence DNA includes these proteins:
- a CDS encoding hypothetical protein (TriTrypDB/GeneDB-style sysID: LpmP.29.0900), with protein sequence MFYAVNHLRAPLATLKPVLADSIATQNVIRRMVGVRTTRKVNASAINSIVEKTKGEGLAGTTAVVARAYLYLMLRNPTEAIAEINSVLPKVQDEALKRFAVGIRLRSHNEMLDMKEAALNVSGGATEAEVSDLRSKLQRDYKELVASSPGCWLVELAAAEYSLYTGASEELCNRFASIEKEILEYINTPIHVSELVATTDNTNEFCLIGFQASRARPGVRPEGVSAAVAEGMTNVMADPATAKVLEQAKKVFGGEVTEEEALELAMTLHEANVRHHFHDFFPTVTDHYDQWTSKAAQSAQQLIREALTPHNAGLKQEAIERIRASVPNKAFYDSEENLHALLRSAPKDRSIILSIREAFGPGPSTPISLSDQVVADAVESVHLAVVSSDTAAATGYARRGKEIAKALAKQLLYRTQVQKCVALAEMNHLQEAVEAVTPVINANEYVYMWRAFLARSRAYKGLGLITKADKDLKELNRLKQSLTERTPYEKE encoded by the coding sequence ATGTTCTATGCTGTGAACCACCTGCGCGCGCCACTGGCGACTTTGAAACCGGTGCTCGCCGACTCGATCGCAACGCAAAATGTGATCCGTCGGATGGTTGGTGTAAGGACTACTCGCAAGGTGAACGCGAGCGCGATCAACAGCATCGTGGAAAAAACGAAGGGCGAGGGCCTGGCAGGGACAACAGCAGTAGTGGCACGCGCGTACCTTTACCTGATGTTACGGAACCCCACAGAGGCCATTGCAGAAATCAACTCTGTCCTGCCAAAGGTGCAAGATGAGGCACTGAAGCGCTTCGCGGTTGGCATCCGCCTGCGCTCGCATAACGAGATGCTTGACAtgaaggaggcggcactgAACGTTTCAGGTGGTGCTACGGAGGCTGAGGTGTCGGACCTACGCTCCAAGTTGCAGAGGGATTACAAGGAACTTGTTGCAAGTTCTCCTGGGTGCTGGCTCGTAGAGCTGGCTGCAGCAGAGTACAGCCTTTACACCGGTGCGAGTGAGGAATTGTGCAATCGCTTTGCTTCAATCGAGAAGGAAATCCTGGAGTACATCAACACCCCAATCCACGTGTCGGAACTTGTAGCTACCACCGATAACACCAACGAGTTCTGCCTGATTGGTTTTCAGGCAAGTCGCGCTCGACCTGGGGTGAGGCCAGAGGGAGTTagcgccgcggtggctgAGGGGATGACGAACGTGATGGCCGATCCTGCTACCGCAAAAGTTCTTGAACAGGCGAAGAAGGTCTTTGGTGGGGAggtgacggaggaggaggctttGGAGCTGGCGATGACGCTGCACGAAGCCAACGTGCGTCACCACTTCCACGATTTTTTCCCCACAGTCACAGACCACTACGATCAATGGACGTCCAAGGCCGCGCAatcggcgcagcagctgatcCGGGAGGCGCTGACACCCCACAACGCGGGTCTCAAGCAGGAGGCCATAGAGCGGATCCGTGCTTCTGTTCCCAACAAGGCTTTCTATGACTCGGAGGAGAACCTCCATGCGTTGCTGAGGTCGGCACCAAAGGATAGGAGTATCATTCTTTCTATTCGAGAGGCATTTGGACCTGGCCCAAGTACGCCCATCAGCTTGTCAGATCAGGTAGTTGCCGACGCTGTGGAATCCGTGCACCTGGCGGTTGTGTCGTCggacaccgctgcagcgacgggCTATGCAAGGCGCGGAAAAGAGATCGCCAAGGCTCTAGCGAAGCAGTTGCTCTACCGTACCCAGGTCCAGAAATGTGTTGCGCTGGCAGAGATGAACCACCTGCAGGAGGCTGTGGAAGCTGTCACTCCGGTCATCAATGCGAACGAGTATGTTTACATGTGGCGCGCATTCTTAGCTCGCAGCCGTGCCTACAAGGGTCTCGGGCTCATCACCAAGGCGGACAAGGACCTGAAGGAGCTGAACCGCCTCAAGCAGAGCCTCACGGAGCGCACCCCATATGAGAAGGAATAG
- a CDS encoding tRNA isopentenyltransferase, putative (TriTrypDB/GeneDB-style sysID: LpmP.29.0940) — MKRDILYSFLNRRVDVMLHRGMLDEVKAFWLKSGGKLPRNSLSEAIGCKEFSQFFSSSNPLLITSSDCEKAVAQIRSNTRRYARQQERWIQNRLLPLLHSSPLKDSPTHFVLLWVQDGVDTLTSVQQTLDALLRPSAEKPLAESLFPLKQQLASREPVSQEQCEVCKILVYGRGQMAAHLKSKRHRGSLRRLALERSHKEKYGFELPPPKRKRGS, encoded by the coding sequence ATGAAGCGTGATATTTTGTACAGCTTTCTGAACAGACGCGTTGATGTGATGCTTCATCGCGGGATGCTAGATGAGGTCAAGGCGTTTTGGCTAAAAAGTGGCGGGAAGCTTCCGCGTAATAGTCTCTCCGAGGCGATTGGCTGCAAAGAGTTTTCCCAGTTTTTTTCTAGCAGTAACCCGCTACTGATCACGAGCAGTGATTGTGAAAAAGCAGTTGCGCAAATTAGGTCGAATACTCGCCGATATGCCCGACAACAGGAGCGATGGATTCAAAACCGCCTTCTTCCACTTTTGCATTCATCTCCCTTAAAAGACTCCCCGACGCACTTTGTGTTGCTATGGGTGCAGGACGGCGTGGACACTTTGACTTCTGTTCAACAGACTTTGGATGCTCTTCTAAGGCCATCAGCAGAAAAACCTCTCGCAGAATCGCTGTTTCCATtaaagcagcagctggcctCTCGAGAGCCAGTTTCCCAAGAGCAGTGTGAAGTATGCAAGATCCTGGTCTACGGTCGCGGTCAGATGGCGGCACATCTCAAGTCGAAGCGTCACCGAGGTTCTCTAAGACGCTTGGCGCTGGAAAGGAGTCACAAAGAGAAGTACGGGTTTGAACTGCCTCCGCCAAAGAGGAAGCGGGGTAGTTGA
- a CDS encoding ADP ribosylation factor 3, putative (TriTrypDB/GeneDB-style sysID: LpmP.29.0910), whose translation MGLLTLLRKLKRSEAEPRILILGLDNAGKTSILRKLSDEDPTTTQATQGFNIKSINCEGFKMNMWDIGGQKAIRAYWPNYYDEVDCLIYVVDAADRRRLEETASELDGLLQEEKLREAPVLIFSNKCDLATALSPEDVSTSLNLHSLRDRTWSIQKCSAKTGTGLHEGLEWAVKNIKSK comes from the coding sequence ATGGGCCTTCTCACACTCCTTCGCAAGCTCAAGAGGAGCGAAGCAGAGCCGCGGATCTTGATTCTGGGTCTCGATAATGCTGGCAAGACGTCCATTCTCCGCAAGCTGTCCGACGAGgatcccaccaccactcagGCGACGCAGGGATTTAACATCAAGTCTATCAACTGCGAGGGCTTTAAGATGAACATGTGGGATATTGGTGGTCAAAAGGCGATCCGCGCGTACTGGCCGAACTACTACGACGAGGTGGATTGCCTGATTTACGTCGTCGATGCTGCCGATCGGCGCCGCCTAGAGGAGACGGCATCTGAACTCGATGGCCTCCTGCAGGAAGAAAAGCTCCGAGAGGCCCCTGTGCTTATTTTCTCCAACAAGTGTGACCTTGCAACTGCGCTGTCACCAGAGGATGTGAGCACATCACTCAATTTGCACAGCTTGCGCGACCGCACGTGGTCTATCCAGAAGTGCAGCGCGAAAACTGGCACAGGCCTGCATGAAGGGCTAGAGTGGGCGGTGAAGAACATTAAGTCCAAGTGA
- a CDS encoding hypothetical protein (TriTrypDB/GeneDB-style sysID: LpmP.29.0920), producing MRIPLAIEHTTCSRCGKVLREATLKKSVHCVKCNRWYHRMCFMADTGVVEEKAPTTHSCVCCLSGTIEEKLEKHPHHMNKYAKAFLEDGFCVVPLAEKRIELDNIIQDLTAWNADLLRYFNALLKTYQCQAEMGDAVPTLEIGYSNFRQRCPGRFEIIADFITSKVVPLVAKSQIVQQTLDTLLCNAHLRIEKKVMSSGCFLSLMGSETQNLHTDGPGLSNAVNLFPYAVNVFVPLISVDSRNGTEFFPGSHIVGNARRRKPVSPAVALGNALLFDYRVVHRGLRNAKIDPRPCYYVTFSQSWYQDIYNFSRKRYKRQLDVDPSLLESREERMAKKRRSGDGGSSVLQLT from the coding sequence ATGAGGATACCCCTTGCGATAGAGCACACAACATGCTCCCGTTGCGGTAAGGTGCTGCGGGAAGCTACTCTCAAAAAGTCTGTACACTGTGTTAAGTGTAACAGATGGTATCACAGAATGTGTTTTATGGCCGACACGGGTGTGGTCGAGGAAAAAGCACCAACAACCCATAGCTGTGTTTGCTGTCTTTCGGGGACGATAGAGGAGAAATTAGAGAAGCATCCACATCACATGAACAAGTATGCGAAGGCATTTCTTGAAGACGGTTTCTGTGTAGTTCCACTTGCTGAGAAAAGGATAGAGTTGGATAATATTATTCAGGACCTCACCGCGTGGAATGCTGACCTTCTACGCTACTTCAATGCATTGCTCAAGACGTACCAGTGCCAGGCCGAGATGGGGGATGCCGTTCCAACACTTGAAATTGGGTACTCTAATTTTCGCCAGCGGTGCCCGGGAAGGTTTGAAATAATTGCAGACTTCATCACCTCTAAAGTAGTTCCCCTGGTTGCCAAATCACAAATCGTTCAGCAAACACTCGACACGCTCCTTTGCAATGCACATTTACGTATTGAGAAGAAGGTGATGTCATCCGGTTGCTTTCTATCGCTGATGGGCAGTGAAACTCAAAACCTCCACACTGATGGGCCTGGGCTTAGCAATGCCGTGAACCTCTTTCCCTACGCAGTTAACGTATTTGTACCCTTGATTAGTGTCGACAGCCGTAACGGCACCGAGTTTTTTCCGGGGTCTCACATTGTTGGGAATGCGAGGCGCAGGAAACCAGTCTCCCCAGCCGTCGCTCTCGGCAACGCACTGCTATTTGACTATCGAGTTGTTCATCGTGGGCTGCGCAACGCAAAAATAGATCCCCGACCTTGTTACTATGTTACTTTTTCACAAAGCTGGTACCAGGACATATACAACTTCAGTCGGAAACGTTACAAAAGGCAACTCGACGTGGATCCCAGTTTGCtggagagcagagaggagcgCATGGCAAAAAAGCGCCGCTCTGGCGATGGAGGAAGCAGCGTGTTGCAACTCACCTGA
- a CDS encoding LETM1 and EF-hand domain-containing protein 1, putative (TriTrypDB/GeneDB-style sysID: LpmP.29.0960) gives MLRSTLVRRVNAQVANSTAKASGAITQRVAQKPPSKVKYYMCVVYEGLRHVYHGFRLFFINTRLAWKYSRQLKKGVALTRRERLLLESSTKDLLRLVPFSFFIVVPFAELLLPVALKMFPGLIPSTFESESQGRNRLYGDAMKTLRARQRAMDYLSATALATFDKEQQEVIRRAVMGDSIAPKDIRLVAPYFDRNGPLSVFKVPDNIVVGLGRSVGVYKWYHTLLPTRVLSPIMRRSIIRRYHEAREDDRLIRLEGLDGMSNDELVKANQTRGMRWTEGTETLRVQLEWWNSLAQDGSVPYNTLWWIKPTRYSIRKSMNNLPVEQRRQLLGIQNLPETVRASLETLCETVDTMSSISDEPNSADKLVEKIEKITSSAEKSDSDIGFEGLQEAVGAYLTEENVKRMFEKLSKKKLPEESVVVSDVIECIGQETHNSSHVVSTVFDAFDYGAGSKPITEKVLLGIGARCRKAVRVPSTPKAAEEKPKSTSKGEEKKSVETAPPGKR, from the coding sequence ATGCTGCGGAGTACCCTTGTACGACGCGTCAATGCGCAGGTGGCGAATTCGACAGCGAAGGCGTCTGGAGCGATTACCCAGCGAGTTGCGCAGAAGCCACCATCAAAGGTTAAGTACTACATGTGTGTCGTCTACGAGGGCCTGCGGCACGTGTATCATGGATTTCGGCTCTTCTTCATCAACACACGCTTGGCCTGGAAGTACTCGCGTCAGCTGAAGAAAGGTGTCGCTCTCACGAGACGCGAGCGACTTCTCTTGGAAAGCTCAACCAAGGATCTATTGCGACTGGTGCCGTTTAGCTTCTTCATTGTGGTTCCGTTTGCCGAGCTTCTTTTGCCGGTCGCGTTAAAGATGTTTCCTGGACTTATTCCGTCGACGTTCGAGTCGGAGTCCCAGGGGCGCAACCGCTTGTACGGCGACGCGATGAAAACACTGCGTGCTCGTCAGCGCGCGATGGACTACCTGTCTGCCACGGCGTTGGCCACGTTTGacaaggagcagcaggaagtGATCCGACGTGCCGTTATGGGTGATTCAATCGCCCCCAAAGACATCCGTCTTGTAGCGCCGTACTTTGACCGTAATGGACCGCTTAGTGTCTTCAAGGTTCCGGACAACATTGTAGTTGGTCTCGGTCGGTCTGTTGGGGTCTACAAGTGGTACCACACCCTGCTCCCCACACGCGTGCTGTCCCCTATTATGCGGCGCTCGATCATCCGCCGCTACCATGAGGCTCGCGAGGATGACCGTCTCATCCGCTTGGAAGGTCTTGACGGCATGAGCAACGACGAGCTTGTCAAGGCCAACCAAACGCGCGGGATGCGGTGGACAGAGGGAACTGAAACACTCCGAGTACAGCTGGAGTGGTGGAACTCTCTGGCGCAGGACGGCAGTGTCCCGTACAACACACTTTGGTGGATCAAGCCGACTCGGTATAGCATTCGTAAGTCGATGAACAACTTGCCGgtcgagcagcggcggcagctttTAGGTATCCAGAATCTGCCGGAGACGGTTCGTGCAAGTCTCGAAACATTGTGCGAGACGGTCGACACCATGTCTTCCATTAGCGACGAGCCAAACAGCGCAGACAAGCTTGTGGAGAAGATCGAAAAGATCACCTCTTCTGCTGAGAAGAGTGACTCTGACATTGGCTTCGAGGGACTGCAGGAAGCCGTCGGCGCCTATCTGACGGAAGAAAACGTGAAGAGGATGTTCGAAAAGTTGAGCAAGAAGAAGCTTCCGGAGGAGAGTGTGGTGGTCTCAGACGTCATCGAGTGCATTGGTCAGGAGACACACAACTCTAGCCATGTTGTCTCGACAGTGTTTGACGCGTTCGACTACGGCGCTGGCTCAAAGCCAATCACAGAGAAAGTTCTTCTGGGTATTGGTGCGCGTTGCCGAAAGGCGGTGAGGGTGCCGTCCACACCGAAGGCAGCGGAAGAAAAGCCAAAGAGTACATccaagggggaggagaagaagtcCGTAGAGACGGCACCGCCTGGAAAGAGATGA
- a CDS encoding A-1 protein, putative (TriTrypDB/GeneDB-style sysID: LpmP.29.0980): protein MDAARKRHRSSASEAAAKTDEYDSAAIHGREARHHLHSSKSAIHFTSASEKTSDDDSDYAVLVKRSSALLTKLGQRNVLDNCATQEAGSTQKEATQPMTLSCTLDNCKSNTYGVSCSAGSLVLPFATAQHSLPTEPIHHSTKSTQTESSNSLDACKELLATELSELYTLLHIFF, encoded by the coding sequence ATGGACGCAGCCAGGAAACGGCAcagaagcagcgcatcggaagcggcagcgaaaACCGATGAATATGACTCGGCCGCGATCCACGGACGTGAGGCGCGGCACcacctgcacagcagcaagagcgcTATCCATTTTACATCTGCCTCAGAGAAGACGTCTGATGACGACAGCGACTACGCTGTCCTGGTGAAACGGAGCTCGGCGCTGTTGACAAAGCTTGGCCAGCGCAATGTACTTGACAACTGTGCGACCCAAGAAGCCGGCAGCACACAAAAGGAGGCAACTCAACCGATGACTCTTTCATGTACGCTTGATAATTGCAAATCAAACACGTACGGTGTTTCTTGTTCTGCCGGCTCTCTTGTTTTACCCTTTGCCACAGCCCAGCACTCACTGCCTACAGAACCGATTCATCACTCTACCAAGTCCACACAAACAGAGTCATCGAACTCTCTAGATGCCTGCAAGGAACTGCTAGCTACGGAGTTGAGTGAGCTCTACACACTGTTGCACATCTTCTTCTGA
- a CDS encoding signal peptide peptidase, putative (TriTrypDB/GeneDB-style sysID: LpmP.29.0950), with protein sequence MKGKSDVALQTDEALSLPLKGSVVLFSLYVSLRFIPKEYFNILISFYLSSISVFALHMFLKGYVKPNILTGMICVGTGCASFFAQNWIASNALAFSIAVTTLEWLPVNGFTTSFILLIGLFFYDIFWVFGSDVMLIVATGIDGPIKLVFPQTIFGDYSKKSLLGLGDIIVPGFFICQTLVFSKDYVKRGNVYFVTSIVAYTLSLVNTMAVMLIFEHGQPALLFIVPWLLVTFSAVAMYNGDVRAAWNFDILNVFTTSSEKPAEGDPRAEEEVSLSKFLCEAVSDLFGFVEEGAEERKAVAELKKKA encoded by the coding sequence ATGAAAGGTAAATCTGATGTTGCACTCCAAACTGACGAGGCGCTGTCATTGCCTTTGAAAGGCTCCGTCGTGCTGTTTTCGCTGTACGTCTCCTTGCGCTTTATTCCGAAGGAATACTTCAACATCTTGATTTCCTTCTATCTTAGCTCGATTAGTGTCTTTGCTCTTCACATGTTCTTAAAAGGGTACGTCAAGCCCAACATTCTCACTGGAATGATCTGCGTGGGAACCGGGTGCGCCAGCTTTTTTGCTCAAAACTGGATTGCAAGCAACGCGCTGGCCTTTTCGATTGCCGTCACCACTCTTGAATGGCTTCCTGTGAATGGGTTCACGACTTCCTTCATTCTGCTGATTGGCCTCTTCTTCTACGACATCTTCTGGGTATTTGGGTCGGACGTCATGTTAATTGTGGCAACCGGCATTGATGGACCAATCAAACTCGTGTTTCCTCAGACGATCTTTGGCGACTACTCCAAGAAGAGCCTTCTGGGACTCGGTGACATCATTGTGCCTGGGTTTTTTATATGTCAAACTCTGGTGTTCTCAAAGGATTatgtgaagagggggaatGTGTACTTTGTCACATCGATTGTTGCATACACCCTGAGTCTTGTGAACACTATGGCTGTCATGCTGATCTTCGAACACGGCCAGCCGGCGCTCCTCTTCATCGTACCATGGCTTCTCGTCACATTCTCCGCTGTCGCCATGTATAACGGGGATGTCAGGGCAGCATGGAACTTTGATATTCTTAATGTCTTCACGACCTCTTCAGAGAAACCGGCGGAAGGTGATCCGcgtgcagaagaagaggtatCCCTCTCCAAGTTTCTCTGCGAGGCTGTTTCAGATCTTTTCGGATTcgtggaggaaggggcggaggagagaaaagcggtggcggagttgaagaagaaggcgtaA
- a CDS encoding hypothetical protein (TriTrypDB/GeneDB-style sysID: LpmP.29.0930) yields the protein MMVPTSCGFGTLKEMVKRIVLGQGLAFLISFTGVSTTKLVNNNASYPVLQSVTAYAFIFAVYFPVFLFILYKYRSQPFSNFRFFNRWWKYAILAVIDLEANYVVVLAYQYTNMTSVQLLNCFTVPCVLVLSFFILRMKFAVTHVVGGVIAIGGLAFLIALDADGLSRSEGGNQEVLGDILCLISSLLYATSNVLTEWFVKPSTPTFMFSCCCGNRSCETRNATTSALPSANIQEPTCTFPDKEDAGTAENHLQVSAFIPVVENLVMMSSFALVFSTIQFFAIEWKAFQPNRSSWTGQDWLFQMVFGVTMLLVYTIMPIMFIVSSAAFANISLLTANIYAIIWNVTIFKIYPTKLFFVSYAIIVVGIILYNLTDIVRIPFCYRWNYPCGDPFKENGKKMEEDSEEQVHEAAKGQTQREAESTSTESSSGKQGDATGRVTSGGACELHRSQRE from the coding sequence ATGATGGTACCCACAAGTTGTGGGTTTGGGACGCTGAAGGAGATGGTCAAAAGGATAGTGCTAGGCCAGGGTCTTGCATTCCTCATCTCCTTCACCGGTGTCTCTACCACGAAGCTTGTCAACAACAACGCAAGCTATCCCGTACTTCAGTCTGTCACAGCATACGCATTCATTTTTGCAGTTTATTTCCCAGTATTTCTCTTTATACTATACAAGTACCGCAGTCAACCATTCTCGAACTTTAGATTTTTCAATCGTTGGTGGAAATACGCGATACTGGCTGTGATTGATCTCGAGGCTAACTACGTCGTGGTACTTGCCTATCAGTACACGAACATGACTTCCGTCCAGCTTCTCAACTGCTTCACCGTACCATGCGTTCTGGTACTAAGTTTTTTTATATTGCGAATGAAATTTGCGGTTACTCATGTTGTTGGTGGAGTGATCGCGATTGGGGGCCTCGCGTTTCTTATTGCACTTGACGCTGATGGCCTTTCCCGTAGCGAGGGTGGGAACCAGGAAGTTCTCGGGGACATCTTGTGCTTGATTTCAAGCTTGCTGTACGCGACAAGCAATGTACTGACGGAGTGGTTTGTAAAGCCATCAACACCAACTTTTAtgttcagctgctgctgtggaaATCGAAGTTGTGAGACAAGGAATGCTACTACATCTGCATTACCTTCAGCCAACATTCAGGAGCCCACCTGCACGTTTCCAGACAAAGAGGATGCGGGCACGGCAGAAAATCATTTACAGGTCTCTGCTTTCATTCCAGTTGTGGAGAACCTGGTAATGATGTCCTCGTTCGCCTTGGTCTTTTCAACAATACAGTTTTTTGCAATAGAGTGGAAAGCGTTCCAACCAAATCGTAGCTCCTGGACAGGGCAAGACTGGTTGTTTCAGATGGTGTTTGGTGTCACAATGTTGCTTGTTTACACTATCATGCCGATTATGTTTATCGTTTCCAGTGCAGCTTTCGCAAACATATCCTTACTGACTGCGAACATCTACGCCATTATATGGAACGTCACAATTTTCAAGATATATCCTACTAAGCTGTTTTTTGTTTCGTATGCTATTATTGTCGTCGGCATCATCTTGTACAATTTGACTGACATTGTACGGATTCCCTTCTGCTATCGCTGGAACTACCCCTGTGGTGATCCGTTCAAGGAAAACGGAAAAAAGATGGAAGAGGATTCAGAGGAACAGGTGCACGAAGCAGCAAAAGGCCAGACCCAGCGCGAGGCAGAGTCCACTTCAACTGAGTCTAGTAGTGGAAAGCAGGGGGACGCCACAGGAAGGGTGACAAGCGGTGGAGCTTGTGAATTGCATCGCTCGCAAAGGGAATGA
- a CDS encoding ABC transporter-like protein (TriTrypDB/GeneDB-style sysID: LpmP.29.0970), with protein MTVIAGRGTQASGDIWVDDVAVDAQTRLRLIAYVGTESLFIPFLSVHDNLWFVVYLHRKEQRSWTQELVLAAASFVSLDLRKKVTDLSQSEKFRLQVALELVLDPPALFFSYPFDTMGLVEQNECTQLLSRVCVVMMKTVVLSTQLMPMSLHSAADTLLLFGVGGVVLFSGKCQDAISYFNCLCIPKHVPQPLWKEVLGPGLEAHFAEEDRRTFHAVSFPTSNSSSLSQRFVDGSGSLLYSALCTPPRLSSRLFLLDDLNGTSPPPVYRRTAEGDTAPPSAVVEVATSGDLMDLAVEWAESESQTMFYAAKYYDSSVHAALLSSLDPATTRSPTTTPPPLPPLRALPTCVWRFGVLLTYTLKQIVADAELLLGVVLLSVGLLVLTVAVHSQPENQGGMYNIRGLIFIAFVLVLLSNLAAIESMRGQLRVALDHRKRKLYGSLSFIVCLGVRVVVIRTVYLALFLPFVLFVLRSSYSLAILVGLVSCTHAAFQYLVALLPSRRWVIWVSYAYFGYSIIFSGFLLNLRTLPPLLGVLSFLRWGYGAVIYAWLHGKAFQCDGAGNTSYCYTGDDYLAMEGLQDESVMSSALTLAVLGASMMTLLLVLWSLRTT; from the coding sequence ATGACGGTAATAGCAGGACGAGGCACACAGGCGTCAGGGGATATCTGGGTCGACGATGTGGCTGTCGACGCGCAAACTCGACTGCGCCTCATTGCCTACGTGGGGACCGAGTCTCTCTTCATCCCTTTCCTGTCAGTGCATGACAATTTGTGGTTTGTGGTGTATCTCCACCGcaaggagcagcgcagctggaCGCAAGAGTTGGTGTTGGCCGCCGCCAGCTTCGTCAGTCTCGACCTCCGTAAGAAAGTCACAGACCTCTCACAGTCGGAGAAGTTCCGCTTGCAGGTGGCACTTGAGCTCGTGCTGGACCCACCGGCACTGTTCTTTTCCTACCCTTTTGACACCATGGGTCTGGTTGAGCAAAATGAATGCACCCAGCTTCTCTCCCGGGTCTGCGTAGTCATGATGAAAACAGTGGTGCTGAGTACCCAATTGATGCCCATGTCTCtacacagcgccgccgacacaCTCCTCCTGTTTGGAGTCGGTGGAGTGGTGTTGTTCTCCGGGAAGTGCCAAGACGCCATATCATACTTCAACTGCCTCTGCATACCCAAGCATGTACCACAGCCGCTTTGGAAAGAAGTTCTAGGTCCTGGGTTGGAGGCACATTTTGCGGAGGAGGATCGGCGGACTTTCCACGCGGTATCGTTTCCCACTTCCAATTCTAGCTCCTTATCACAAAGGTTTGTTGACGGTTCAGGAAGTCTCTTGTACTCAGCCCTGTGCACGCCACCGCGACTTTCGTCGCGCCTGTTTCTGCTGGATGACCTGAACggcacgtcgccgccgccggtctACCGCCGTACGGCTGAAGGGGACACAGCGCCACCTAGTGCAGTTGTCGAAGTGGCGACTAGCGGGGATCTGATGGACTTGGCGGTGGAGTGGGCCGAGAGCGAGTCGCAGACCATGTTCTACGCCGCCAAGTACTACGACTCTTCAGTACATGCTGCTCTCCTTTCATCGCTGGACCCCGCCACCACTCGAAGTCCTACCACAACGCCTCCCCCGCTTCCCCCACTCCGTGCGCTACCAACTTGCGTCTGGCGCTTTGGTGTGCTACTCACATACACGCTAAAGCAGATTGTGGCGGACGCTGAACTGTTATTGGGCGTCGTGCTTCTTTCCGTTGGGCTGCTCGTTCTCACCGTCGCAGTGCACTCGCAGCCTGAGAATCAAGGTGGCATGTACAACATCCGCGGGCTCATCTTCATAGCATTTGTGCTCGTCCTTCTTTCGAACCTTGCCGCAATCGAGAGCATGCGTGGCCAACTCCGCGTTGCTCTCGACCACCGGAAGCGAAAGTTGTACGGGTCGCTGAGCTTTATCGTGTGTCTCGGTGTCCGTGTAGTAGTTATCCGCACCGTCTACCtcgcccttttccttccaTTTGTACTATTTGTCTTGCGCTCCTCGTACTCGCTGGCCATACTGGTTGGCCTCGTCAGCTGCACCCACGCTGCGTTTCAGTACTTGGTTGCTCTGCTTCCCTCGCGGCGGTGGGTGATATGGGTCTCGTACGCGTACTTTGGGTACAGCATAATTTTCTCAGGGTTTCTCCTGAACCTGCGTACActtccgcctcttctcgGAGTTCTCAGCTTTCTGCGGTGGGGCTACGGTGCCGTGATCTACGCATGGTTGCACGGCAAAGCGTTCCAGTGCGACGGCGCTGGGAACACTTCCTACTGCTACACCGGCGACGATTACCTTGCCATGGAGGGGCTGCAGGATGAATCTGTCATGTCGTCTGCTTTGACTCTCGCCGTATTGGGTGCTTCCATGATGACCCTCCTACTTGTCTTGTGGTCATTGAGGACTACATAG